The following coding sequences are from one Musa acuminata AAA Group cultivar baxijiao chromosome BXJ1-6, Cavendish_Baxijiao_AAA, whole genome shotgun sequence window:
- the LOC135676495 gene encoding pentatricopeptide repeat-containing protein At3g29230-like, producing MVASFPGLLSRGELLDLLHNSTTVSRVHQVHAQLITRALFSDPFVASRLLSTIYELSARVPASYADLVFSQSHQPSTFSWNTIIRFHVRSSNPNKAVLLFARMRKAGVLTDHYTYPFVLKACALLAGLEEGAAIHGDVLKKGLGEDLFVMNGLISLYCKGGEIAAARKLFNGSRSRDLVSWNSLMAGYVSCGDTAEAGRLFDAMPERDAFSWAILIDGYGKKAGDVNRARDLFDKMPNKDLVCWNSMIDGYVGLGMMLAARELFDVMPKRNVISWSILIDGYVKHGDPKEALELFQCMLGQGVRPDVISAVGAISACSQLGALDQGRWIHSYVKKHNILLDVVVETALVDMYMKCGSLDLARLLFDEMPRRSVVTWSVMIVGLGMNGFGCEAVELFYQMERRGATMDDLTFLGVLTACTHARLVCEGREIFDRMRRDFRVEPKVEHYGCLVDLLSRAGRLQEAREVIETMPGTPTSSLWGSLLAACRTHRCVELAEIAVEKLKKLGADDGGVYVIMSNIYAAEGMWNQVWEMRKLMRERGMKKETGRSVIEVDGSIHEFVYGDSSHPYKEEIYEVLGSCQMQYLEKMVSLIF from the coding sequence ATGGTCGCATCCTTCCCCGGCCTCCTCTCTCGCGGCGAGCTCCTCGACCTGCTTCACAACTCCACCACTGTCTCCCGAGTCCACCAAGTGCATGCCCAGCTGATCACCCGAGCCCTGTTCAGCGACCCGTTCGTCGCAAGCCGGCTCCTTTCCACCATCTATGAGCTCTCCGCCCGCGTCCCTGCGTCTTATGCCGATCTCGTCTTCTCCCAGAGTCATCAGCCGAGCACTTTTTCCTGGAACACCATCATCAGGTTCCATGTCCGGTCCTCAAACCCCAACAAGGCCGTTCTGCTCTTCGCTCGAATGCGTAAAGCTGGTGTCTTGACTGACCACTACACGTATCCGTTTGTCCTCAAGGCCTGTGCTTTGCTGGCTGGACTCGAAGAAGGTGCGGCGATTCATGGGGATGTACTGAAGAAAGGATTGGGGGAGGATCTGTTCGTGATGAATGGTTTGATCAGCTTGTATTGCAAGGGCGGAGAGATCGCGGCGGCCCGGAAGCTGTTCAATGGATCTCGGTCGAGGGATTTGGTATCCTGGAACTCGCTAATGGCTGGTTATGTCAGCTGTGGAGACACCGCAGAAGCGGGGAGGCTTTTCGATGCAATGCCGGAGAGAGATGCTTTCTCTTGGGCTATCTTAATCGATGGATACGGAAAGAAGGCCGGGGACGTTAACCGTGCTCGTGACCTGTTCGATAAAATGCCCAACAAAGACCTAGTTTGCTGGAACTCCATGATTGATGGGTACGTGGGACTCGGCATGATGCTCGCTGCCAGAGAGCTGTTCGATGTAATGCCCAAAAGGAATGTCATATCGTGGAGCATCCTCATCGATGGCTACGTGAAACATGGGGATCCAAAGGAAGCTTTGGAGCTCTTCCAATGTATGCTTGGTCAGGGTGTAAGGCCTGACGTAATCAGTGCAGTAGGTGCCATTTCAGCGTGTTCTCAGCTGGGTGCACTCGATCAAGGTCGATGGATACACTCCTACGTGAAGAAGCACAATATCTTATTAGATGTTGTAGTTGAAACTGCCCTGGTAGATATGTACATGAAATGTGGAAGCTTAGACCTTGCCCGGTTGCTCTTCGACGAAATGCCTAGGAGGAGTGTGGTCACATGGAGCGTGATGATTGTAGGACTTGGCATGAATGGTTTTGGATGTGAAGCTGTGGAACTTTTCTACCAGATGGAAAGAAGAGGAGCAACGATGGATGATCTGACATTCCTCGGCGTTCTGACAGCTTGTACTCATGCCAGGTTGGTCTGTGAAGGACGTGAGATCTTTGACAGGATGAGGAGGGATTTCAGGGTTGAGCCAAAGGTCGAACACTATGGTTGCTTGGTGGATCTCCTCAGCCGTGCAGGACGGTTGCAGGAAGCTAGAGAAGTCATAGAAACGATGCCAGGGACTCCCACCTCAAGTTTGTGGGGTTCACTGCTCGCGGCCTGTCGAACACATCGATGCGTGGAGTTGGCTGAGATTGCAGTCGAGAAGCTGAAGAAGCTGGGAGCAGATGATGGCGGGGTGTATGTCATTATGTCGAACATATATGCAGCAGAGGGAATGTGGAACCAAGTGTGGGAGATGAGGAAGTTGATGCGTGAAAGAGGGATGAAGAAGGAAACAGGAAGGAGTGTAATAGAGGTGGATGGCAGCATCCATGAGTTTGTTTATGGAGATAGCTCACATCCCTATAAAGAGGAAATATATGAAGTTCTTGGCAGTTGTCAAATGCAATACCTTGAAAAGATGGTATCACTAATCTTCTGA